In the Ranitomeya imitator isolate aRanImi1 chromosome 2, aRanImi1.pri, whole genome shotgun sequence genome, TATATCACAAGTCGTACTTGGACAGTCatacacggatgtgtgaaagtatctAAAAGGCATCAGGCCCCTCCTGTACAGTTTCTGAATCATAATAGATCAGGAATTAGCAAGGCGTTGTGAGACTACGTTATTTATATACAGGGCATAttaggagttgtagtttcacaacacGTTGAGTGACGCTGGTTGCTGTCCCTGGTATAGAAGGTACCAAATGTCTCAGTTATTATAAGTTAGCGCGAAGTCTTACCTTGCGCTTGCATGCGTGTCCTAACCAATGCTAAGGGGTAGCTGGCGAGCTGCCCACATGTACTGGATATGGTCCCACAAGCCAGCAGTACAAATACTCCCGGGTCAGCGCTACTTGTAGCATATCTGTTCAACCAGGCATTCTTCAAAGTCTTTACAAAGGAGAAGGGAGAAAAAAGTGACAATTAGGGCAGATTCTAAAAAGTTAGCATTACTTGTGACTAATATTCAAATAAGAGTTTTGTATTCACCTCATACACGGCCAAGTCTATGCCAGCATATGGGATAATCCCCAGCATATTTGGGATGTATCCTTTGTAAAAAGCAGACATTCCTTCCTTCATCAACATTTTCTTCCCACAGTCTACCATCCCATTGTACTGTCCAGTCTTGCGCAGAGCCATCCGTGTTTTAAGAACCTGCAAGAGGTATCAAAAGGGTCAGTCTCACAAGCACAGGGAGTCAAGGCCAAGGATAAGATGCAGAAACTGTACCCACCTCCATGGGATATATACTGCTTTGAGCAATGACACCAGCTAGAGATCCAGCAACAAGTCGTTCGCGGATTCCCAAAATCTCTTGGTCACTGCCGATGAGGCGTTTAATCTGCAGAAAGCAACAATGTTATGTTATAGCACTATTGACTCATGTGCAACACTAATTAGtgcaacacaaaaataaaaaattgtaataCATTATACATCCCAAATGATCTTACCTGTTCATAAGCCATGAACTTAATGGCAGATTCTGGGGCAATTTTGATGACGTTGATGCCATTCCCTCGCCAGAGTGAACGAAAGCCTCCCTCACGGATCATGTGTGTGAATCCCCCCAGGATAGACATGTTGTTGTTACGGGAAGCATGGACCTGGAAGAGTGAACATGAGGTGTTAGAAATCAATGCTAATCTGAAAACAATGGCTGCTGCTTATTTGTGGAAGGTTAATATAATCCTAAGAGGAATGTTCAATGCTAGCTTTAAACCCACCACGCTGGGAACTTTGGCTAAACACTGATGTCACTGAGCTGCCAGTGCGTCATCGCTATAATACTTGTtcccaaaaaaatgtaaaatgacaAGACCCGAGTCTGGACCACCTGTGAGTGCTCCAAAATAATGGTCATTTATTACATTAGCCAAGACCCTTGGAGGAAGAAAAAGATATTCAGCTTATAAATTACTAACAAATTACACAGCAGATCAGCAAGAGGACTGCTAATCCGAAACTACTGATTTATGTTGTATTTGATTGACGTTCCACAAAAATTATTCCTGCCAGGCTAAAAACCATCAAATCAAGTGGGGTGTTGGCACTACAGCTTTTTAATAGGCTTCATAGTAAAAAGCCAAGTTGTGAAACTGCtgggaaagctttttttttttacgttgctaGTTTCAGAATGCCTCAACAAGCAAGCCGGGAGCGTTATGCGATGTTCTCCACTAAAATGGCCACTTGCCAGAAAGCAGTTTGTTCTAGGGCACACGTTGATCTGACACTTGACTCAGTAAAATCAAAGTACAACATTCCTACCatctgtcataaaaaaaaaaattgcacaagccTGGATTACACAAGGTAgttgtaaaattgaaaaaaaaaaattgcctaatGATAGATTTTAACCTTGTGAGGCCAAAGTTGTAGCCAAGTCATGGAAGCCCCATCTACTATCCAAGCACACACCTGCATGAGGACTTTTAAGCGGTCAAGGGGAGCTGTGCATGTTCGAGACACGGCACCTGCACCTCCGCCAGCGACTAGATGCCTCCACCACATCCCAGTTTGCTTCTCTTCAACTGTAAATTCGTCAGGCACAATCAGATTTTCTCCTACATCGAAGATCTGCAGAGGGAGAAGAGACACGGGATAAGGATTGGTGGTGTCCAGCCAGTAAGAAAAAGCCATGGCAGCAGCTCATATGCAGTCACCAAGAACTATTGCCACACTGCTAATGCAAATTTCTCATTCCAGTACATATGTAAGAGGCGAGAACTTCCGGATCCTAGAATAAAGCTGATGCTGCTGCAGGCGGTATAAACCAGCATAGGCTGACTGGGATCAGTTATTGCCCAAGTGCAACTTGGTCCAGATCTAAAGGTCTTCAGAAAAAAAGTGTCGTTCCCCTAAGAAAAAATAATCGGGATTTACCGTAGAGTGCTTCCAATATAGGATGATTTCTGGAATGTTCTCAGCTGGGTGCAGGAGATGATAATCTCGCCATTCGTTCCAGTCTATCGTCATTGTCCCGTTTTTGTCCATGCTGTAATAAGATGAAAGAAATGTTACATACAGATGTAAAAAGTCGCAAATCGGCGAACATGCACAACCCACAAGACACGGCAGGAGGAAGACAAGACGACATACTTACTGGGTGACAGGACCCCATCGGTGGCCCCTCCTAATTCTGATAGCCACACAGACAGAAGCAAAGGGAAAAGACAGCACAAATCAAACAGTTACTCCCTGCCAGATCAGGAACAGATTTCCTAACCCACTGAAAGGCCAAATTATTTCCACAGGGCCATAAGGCAGCCAAGATGTTATCTCACGCCTACCATTAGATAGGAGGCATATGGGAACTGTGTCAAGTTTAATGGGGTATTAGATGACTTCAGTACATGAGGAGAGAAACCCGAGAGATGGCTAAAGATGGAGTCAGCACACTATGGGACACAGACCACGAGACACAGACGGCTGACCGTAACATTTAATGAATGCTTACCTCTTCAGGATTTTCTCGGCCTGCTGCTCAGAGATGTTCACTCCTAGGTCTCGAAGAGATTGCATTATTTCTTGTGCATCAATTCTTCCTGTGGGGTAAAAATGGAAGTTTCCTTAAACACCAGAGATCGTAATGGTCATTTTAGCAATCTGGGGCAGCAGGTGAGGAGAAGCCACCGAGTATCTGCCTGATTAGCCTACAGTGCAGCTCGGTCCCCAGCAGcttttaaagtatatttttctATGAAAAGCCGCAGCATTTAAGTAAaaaatacctggctgagatcacacCGCCAGTACCTGACACATGCGGCCCATGGACTGAGCAGAACGTATCAGCTGTCCGAGTTCACTTTACAGAGGTTGTCAGGCACCGCTCAGTTACACAGCATTGTGCCTGCCAGGATATGAACATGATCCTACTCATTAGGCTAGGACAAGTACAAGACACTTGGTGGACAAGAATCTGCATACACCTGCTTTGGTCTGCAGACTCTACACCATGCGGCAgcactgaacaacccctttaagtgacttATTCATCAGGAAGTACACACTAAAAACAAGAGCGACTACAGCACTTTTCAGCGCTGTGTGCCATTGACCTGACATAGGAGCACTCTGCCCGCTCGTTGCGTAGATAACTAGTCTGAATAAAAGTCGTGCTGCAATTCAGTGCAGGAAGACTCAAAAGGATACAAGCGTAAATCAGACTCAGCAATAGCTtagcaacataaaaaaaaaaaaggaagacctCTAACTTATTACACACTCTTTCATTAATAAGGTGCACTTGTTCAGCCAACATAATCCCAGATCAGCCAGATTTCCATGCACCATACAAAGCTGAACTTTTGTGCCAACATTTGGCTCCTGCCATAAAGTATTCCTAAGCATATaaatgacaaagaaaaaaaaacaaaaaaaaaaaaaaacagagcccCGGTTCAGGTGTGCTGCTCAGGAGCATGGACAGATATACTAACCATCGTTCTTCTTGTCCAGACTACGGAAGACTAATCTCAGCTTCTTCTCATGATCACGGAGATAGTGCACAAACTCCTCAAAGTCCAGCTGTCCGTCCTGGTCTTTGTCACCGGCTTTTACTATTTTCTGTTGGAACGGATGAGAAAAGTAAGAGTTAAATGTTGTTAGGTCGTTAAAATCAGGAGGATTACACGCCTGCCTGTGCTGCGGCTGGTTACACCTGCTCTGCTCAGGACATCACTGGATACAGCTAACAAACCCATTGCTTATGTAACACCTGACAAGCTGGGACAGAAAATCTTAAtgagaaaaagcttttaaaaaaattaaaataaaattgttAGCtgtcacaaaatggttaataagcaAATAGTTAAAAACTATTAACCGCTTGAGTGCAGCCCTTCTGTTACAGTAAACTAACCCACTGTACGGTGTCGACCAAAGGGTTAATATGGCCCCCATGACGGTGTCAAGCAGGGGTTGAGATGAGTGGGATCAGCAGGGAGATTTACAGTGACCTTTGTAAAGTGTCTGAGCTGCAGTCACAGGACCCTCTCTTCAGGGGACACGGAGTGCTGACAGCTAAAGATAGGTGGGTGTGTGACATAGGAAAGCTTCCACCAGCGGGCACAGAGGAGCCCATCAAAATGACAAGTTCTAACAACCAGACAACTGCAAACTAAGAACAAAGAACCTCTGGAGAGGTAGCAGCCGACTACAATACAAACCAGGTGTATATTCCTTAATTATATTTTGCAATAACTGACATTAGATTGGTTTGGATTATTAGGGCAGAGAAAAGCATACTATATAAAAACAGACAAGAATGTACTACGAAGCAAAGTTAAAACCCAAACAATGTCCAAGCCCAGAAAGTCAGCAAAGGACTCACCTGCCTCCACGTACGGTAGGTAGAGAATTCCTGAGACGGGATCAGCACACTTAGACTAAAgatagatttcagctctgaagggaGCCCGTCTGATTCGAAGTACTGAAACTCTGCCGGGGACTGATCCAGCACCGACACGTACAGGCTGAGACAAAGCATGGTGGAGGTGCTGCTTACACCTGGTAACTGAGCCTTCTGTGCAGTCCCCGGCTTCTGCTAGTGAAACTGCACAAGCCGGCAGATCCCAAGTCCTAGGTATCTGTGCCCAGCTGTGATTGGATGACTGATACATGCCCCCTCCCATTGTAGTCTGTCCAGCTGATATAACCAGCCTTCTGCAGGCAGCCAATGGCAGCGGAGGCATGTTCCCTCCGGCATGACAAGGGATTCTCCAGCCATGTAACTGGTTCAACAACCTGAGGAAAGGAGCTACATGACAGCAGCCGTGGCCCGGGCGGTACGGGGTGGAAGCAGACTCCCTGGTGGCACTATTTATAGGTGATCACAAGGTGCAGGACCTAACAAGCTTCACATACCCAGCACCAAAATATTAGTATATGCAGGATGCCGGAGAAGGTTGGGCAATCCCATCCCTAGGGGATACATATACAGCCCTGGCCCCAATATCTCAGGTCTAACACAGCTTGGTATAGTAATACAGTCAGTGGTCAATCAAATTAATCCAGTAGATTAAAGCAGGTCAAATATGAAAACATTCCACAGGTTATCACATATAGGCAACTCCACAGCCCCATTCTCGGGATTGGTGGGGATTTCATTTAGGTTCTTGTTGATTATTGCCCTCATCCATTATCATGGTTTAGGATAAGTGAAGTTTATTGAGGAATTTCCAGCTTAGACCTTTATGACAGGAAATGCCATAAATGTCCGATGGATCCTGCACCCATCTCTAAAAGGAGGGTTGTGGCGAGCCGGCCACTGCACCCAGGCAGAGTTACTAGGGAAGCGCTAACCATTGCCTTCCATGGGAGTCAGACAGATAAGTACTCTGCAGTCTCTCCAAGCAGAATAGGGTCAGTGGAGCTCTATTCTGAATAAAGGCATGACCTGCATCTATGACATAGCATGAGAATAAGCTATGAATGTCCAAGGTAGGAATACAAtacccctataataataataatctttatttttatatagcgctaacattctgcagcgctttacagacattatcaatggggtgcacaatctaaattccctatcaatatgtctttggaatgtgggaggaaacccacgcaaacatggagagaacatacaaactctttgcagatgttgtcctgggcgggatttgaacccaggaccccagcactgcaagtgctaaccactaagccaccgtgctgcccctataaACATATCCAGAGATAATTTTTACCTCTTGCTTGTGTACAGCCACAAGATAAAGCAAAAAATGTTACACGTGAAAAAGCTAAAAAGTTTAAGCAAAAAGGATCATGAAGATCTTATTTATAAGACCAATGGCTAAAAATTGGAACAGGCAGGGAGCCATGCAGCATCTGTGTCGTTAGACCTCTCGGATATCAGCCACCCAAGATTAGGCAGGTGACGGATAAGAACACGTAGGCTGTAATGCTGCACGTGAGCCTCTGCCAGTACGTGACCTCAAAGTGGGCACAGACGAGAGGCCACTGACTGGCTCTTTGCCAGTTACTGACATTAAGTAGAGAATGACTCTAAACACATACACAAGACTGTATTGTACACTGTACAGTCACATTTACACAACCAAAGAAGCAGAATTATCAGAATCCTGAGGGTCCATACTATTTTGGTGACTCGTAGGGGCCAACAAAGCAATCATTACCTGCTGCAGGTGCTTCATGGGTGCCACCACCATCAGAATGACCTGTCCCTCAGATTCGCTTTGCTTCGACCCCTCTGATCTGGAAGGCTCATGTTTATCGTGGCTACCAGAGCCCTCACACGTGGTCCAGGGAAAATACTTGCCTAAGGCCTTCCATATATACTGAATCATCCTGTGCACAGATGCTGTGTCACCTGGAACACAGCCTGAACTCCTTGGTGATCCTCCGCAGCTGCAAAATCTCTACAGAAACCCGGGAGGCAATGAGAACAAGTGAAATTGGAGCAGGGCTGGCGCTACGCTGCAGAAGCACCTGGGTCCTGCGTCTCACCCGCACGCGCCAGAGGAGCAGAAGCCGGCTGCTCCGACTCTGCATTCACACTGCAGCAGggtccagccaatcacagcctcCGACATTAACACGTTCTCCAGCCAAAGTACTGAGcatcagggaatccaggaggaaatTCCTGCATCACTGCCTCCGTCAGCACATACGGCAATTACAGGAACTGTCTGCTCAGTCATGCACCCTGCAGTCTGATGGAGTGCTGCCCCCCATCCGCCTACTTACAATGATGGCAACTAGGGATAAAGAACTGGATAATGAAAATATTACATCATATAAATGATAAGGGATAACTTAAAAAGTTTCTTTATTGCAAAGTCACGTTGGCATAGCACAAACGGATGCTCCGTTATTGCATCTATAATAGGTGAAGCTTCAGGATTTTTCTtgtaggaaaaaaaacaaaaaacaaaaacattttcatcagtgtccgtttttaccagtTTTATCAGTACTTTCCATAACTGGGGGGGAAAAAAATTATATAGTTTCTAATGCTTCTATCAAAGGGTCTTTATATGGCATCCGATCGAATATGTCAGGATTTATTGAAGCTCTGCACAGCCCCCCTATAATGTAtagaagtgtatgagaacatatcGTAACACCAGACTCTCGCCTACAACGGAAACTTTCAataaacctgaagacccacctcttccgacaagcctgcagtgatcctcaacctactgaaccgccgcacaacctgctctACCCTCTGCTAgagacccatcccctgcagaccgagcccttgcgggcaggatcCTCCCTATGTACCTGTGTGTGCCTtgcattgctcatgtttattgtacttgtctatgtaaacCCCTTTTTTCACatctaaagtgccatggaataagtggcgctataaaaatgaacaacAACAACATTGTACAAGCACCAGGGCAAAACTTGGAAATTgtacagggactaaggctatgtgcacacgttgtgtattatgcttaggaatttctggtgcggattctgcctctcctggcaaaaaacgcatctgcgGTTCCGCAGGGGTTCCGCAGCGTTTTGTGCGTTTTTCttacggatttgctgcgtttttacccctgcggttttctataatggaatgggtacaaaaacgctgcagattcacaaaaaagaagtgacatgctacttttaaaccgcagcgtttccgctgcagattttctgcaaagtgtgcacagcattttttttttctcattgatttacattgtactgtaaatcaattgcggatctgcagcgtttatgCACCTcataaaaacgctgcggttccgcagagaatccgcaacgtgtgcacatacccttaaagggaacctgtcaccagcgaaacagctattaacctgcaaatatgggctTAATCTGCAGGTTGATGGCGTTACTAACCTGCCCGGGCCATGCACTTAGCTGAACACTTCaggaagaaaattaactttattctccccggaAACATGCAGGTTTCAGTTACGGGGGTGGCCCCATCGCTGGTTCAGTCACTGGTCTGGGAATACAGAATGGCCGTGGTAACTGCACCCTTGGCCCTGACTGACTGCCAGCGCTAATGCAGAGACAGGACACTTTCTCCCTGCATCGTTCAGCTACGTGCAGGTGGGAGGCAAgttagtaatgctattaacctgcagattaatacctttctttgctggtgacaggttccttttaatttggCCATTGGCCTGAAGCTTATGGCTGGTCATATACTTACAGGGATTTCACACCCCTAACTATATGTGCTCATGGCTCCTtcaaaagacaagtccagcaatacctttacatggccagtctgttcctcaaTTACTGAGAAATTACGTTTGTTTGTTCTCAATAAAACAAccttattaaaaaaaacagactacagaaaaagacATGTAACATTTCATATTCTTGGAGACTAAAGGGATCTCTTAGATAACAATATTGTACATAAGTAGATCTCAGAAATACAAAGTAATGTTTATAAACTTTGAGTGACAAAGAGGAAAGTATAGAAAAAAGAAGGGAGAGGGGAAGCCAGAGGGTTGActgcagtggaaaaaaaaatttaaaaaaattttttaaaaaattgctcATTGGATATTTCAGTTCGATATTATCACCGATAAATCTTCTGATTCTCTAAACATAATCCGACAGCCAGGTTCTAATTACACACACATGTTGAGAGCTTCTACATTCTAGCTagagagactttttttttttttttttaaacaatacatttttattCAATTAAATCTTATAACAAATAACGTGTTTACACAAtcagtataaggccgggatcacacacaggcgagatacggccgagtctcgcaggttaaagccaagctctggcaccagcactccagagcggagcgtgcggccgcacagcaatacatggagccgcacgctccggagtgccggagcttggttttaacctgcgagactctgccgtatctcgctgtagtgtgactccggccttacagtcATGTTCAAATAATCACCAAGAGACCATTTCTGATACCCATTCTGGAATAGACAGGGCTGTCTTAG is a window encoding:
- the SLC25A25 gene encoding mitochondrial adenyl nucleotide antiporter SLC25A25 isoform X1, with amino-acid sequence MSAASFVADAAGTGSVSPSMARPRSLVSPLLSGVFCQCDTLGGAPHTHEVPASALAAALAADPCGGALCGGPEHERRLQILFQELDVNKDGAICLNDLAVGLRRLGVHRTELELRKIVKAGDKDQDGQLDFEEFVHYLRDHEKKLRLVFRSLDKKNDGRIDAQEIMQSLRDLGVNISEQQAEKILKSMDKNGTMTIDWNEWRDYHLLHPAENIPEIILYWKHSTIFDVGENLIVPDEFTVEEKQTGMWWRHLVAGGGAGAVSRTCTAPLDRLKVLMQVHASRNNNMSILGGFTHMIREGGFRSLWRGNGINVIKIAPESAIKFMAYEQIKRLIGSDQEILGIRERLVAGSLAGVIAQSSIYPMEVLKTRMALRKTGQYNGMVDCGKKMLMKEGMSAFYKGYIPNMLGIIPYAGIDLAVYETLKNAWLNRYATSSADPGVFVLLACGTISSTCGQLASYPLALVRTRMQAQASVEGAPQMSMSKLFKQIIQTEGAFGLYRGLAPNFMKVIPAVSISYVVYENLKLTLGVTSR
- the SLC25A25 gene encoding mitochondrial adenyl nucleotide antiporter SLC25A25 isoform X4, with protein sequence MSAASFVADAAGTGSVSPSMARPRSLVSPLLSGVFCQCDTLGGAPHTHEVPASALAAALAADPCGGALCGGPEHERRLQILFQELDVNKDGAICLNDLAVGLRRLGVHRTELELRKIVKAGDKDQDGQLDFEEFVHYLRDHEKKLRLVFRSLDKKNDGRIDAQEIMQSLRDLGVNISEQQAEKILKRIRRGHRWGPVTHMDKNGTMTIDWNEWRDYHLLHPAENIPEIILYWKHSTIFDVGENLIVPDEFTVEEKQTGMWWRHLVAGGGAGAVSRTCTAPLDRLKVLMQVHASRNNNMSILGGFTHMIREGGFRSLWRGNGINVIKIAPESAIKFMAYEQIKRLIGSDQEILGIRERLVAGSLAGVIAQSSIYPMEVLKTRMALRKTGQYNGMVDCGKKMLMKEGMSAFYKGYIPNMLGIIPYAGIDLAVYETLKNAWLNRYATSSADPGVFVLLACGTISSTCGQLASYPLALVRTRMQAQASVEGAPQMSMSKLFKQIIQTEGAFGLYRGLAPNFMKVIPAVSISYVVYENLKLTLGVTSR
- the SLC25A25 gene encoding mitochondrial adenyl nucleotide antiporter SLC25A25 isoform X5; this translates as MLCLSLYVSVLDQSPAEFQYFESDGLPSELKSIFSLSVLIPSQEFSTYRTWRQKIVKAGDKDQDGQLDFEEFVHYLRDHEKKLRLVFRSLDKKNDGRIDAQEIMQSLRDLGVNISEQQAEKILKRIRRGHRWGPVTHMDKNGTMTIDWNEWRDYHLLHPAENIPEIILYWKHSTIFDVGENLIVPDEFTVEEKQTGMWWRHLVAGGGAGAVSRTCTAPLDRLKVLMQVHASRNNNMSILGGFTHMIREGGFRSLWRGNGINVIKIAPESAIKFMAYEQIKRLIGSDQEILGIRERLVAGSLAGVIAQSSIYPMEVLKTRMALRKTGQYNGMVDCGKKMLMKEGMSAFYKGYIPNMLGIIPYAGIDLAVYETLKNAWLNRYATSSADPGVFVLLACGTISSTCGQLASYPLALVRTRMQAQASVEGAPQMSMSKLFKQIIQTEGAFGLYRGLAPNFMKVIPAVSISYVVYENLKLTLGVTSR
- the SLC25A25 gene encoding mitochondrial adenyl nucleotide antiporter SLC25A25 isoform X2, which encodes MIQYIWKALGKYFPWTTCEGSGSHDKHEPSRSEGSKQSESEGQVILMVVAPMKHLQQKIVKAGDKDQDGQLDFEEFVHYLRDHEKKLRLVFRSLDKKNDGRIDAQEIMQSLRDLGVNISEQQAEKILKSMDKNGTMTIDWNEWRDYHLLHPAENIPEIILYWKHSTIFDVGENLIVPDEFTVEEKQTGMWWRHLVAGGGAGAVSRTCTAPLDRLKVLMQVHASRNNNMSILGGFTHMIREGGFRSLWRGNGINVIKIAPESAIKFMAYEQIKRLIGSDQEILGIRERLVAGSLAGVIAQSSIYPMEVLKTRMALRKTGQYNGMVDCGKKMLMKEGMSAFYKGYIPNMLGIIPYAGIDLAVYETLKNAWLNRYATSSADPGVFVLLACGTISSTCGQLASYPLALVRTRMQAQASVEGAPQMSMSKLFKQIIQTEGAFGLYRGLAPNFMKVIPAVSISYVVYENLKLTLGVTSR
- the SLC25A25 gene encoding mitochondrial adenyl nucleotide antiporter SLC25A25 isoform X3, which translates into the protein MLCLSLYVSVLDQSPAEFQYFESDGLPSELKSIFSLSVLIPSQEFSTYRTWRQKIVKAGDKDQDGQLDFEEFVHYLRDHEKKLRLVFRSLDKKNDGRIDAQEIMQSLRDLGVNISEQQAEKILKSMDKNGTMTIDWNEWRDYHLLHPAENIPEIILYWKHSTIFDVGENLIVPDEFTVEEKQTGMWWRHLVAGGGAGAVSRTCTAPLDRLKVLMQVHASRNNNMSILGGFTHMIREGGFRSLWRGNGINVIKIAPESAIKFMAYEQIKRLIGSDQEILGIRERLVAGSLAGVIAQSSIYPMEVLKTRMALRKTGQYNGMVDCGKKMLMKEGMSAFYKGYIPNMLGIIPYAGIDLAVYETLKNAWLNRYATSSADPGVFVLLACGTISSTCGQLASYPLALVRTRMQAQASVEGAPQMSMSKLFKQIIQTEGAFGLYRGLAPNFMKVIPAVSISYVVYENLKLTLGVTSR